The DNA region AGGTATGATGGCCCGACAATAAGAAAAACCCATAGAATAGGCAATGATAACTATGACGAATCATTTTACATTGATATATTCAACTACTTTAATGATCATAATATAAAGATGTACTCGCTTTCATACTATTCAGACATAAAGGATATAGAAAGGTTCGCTGCCGTTCTATCAAACCTGGGCTTTTCAGGATCAATAATACCTGATTTGTTAATAGATTACTATGATAAGGCCTTTGATGTTATAAACAAATTAAATGAGATGCATTTTGAATACATACCGTTCTTCACGCCCTCAACTCCTGATAATGTAATAAAAAAGGTATCAGAAAAAACATACTCATGGATATACTATGGCCTGCAGCCATCAACAGGCATAGACATACCTTATGATCTTGATTATACATGCAACAGGATATTTTCACTTGTTAAATCCAGGGAAATCAACTTTGGCTTCGGCATAAAGACCATTGAGGACGTTTCAGGTTTAATAAGACGCGGTGCCTCGGGCGTTGCCATAGGTTCATATCTTGTAAACATGCTTGACGGCAATGACCTGAATGGTTTTCTTGATTATTTAAAAAGGATAAGGGGTGCTCTCGATGTTGAATCTTGATTTTATATATGAAAACAGGAACATGAGTGAATCCGAGGCAGAGTTATGCATGACAAATATAATAGATGCTCCCGATACTGTAAAGGCAGCATTTCTCACAGCACTTTATGTTAAGGGCATAACACCGGACGAGCTCTCAGGATTCTCCAGGGCACTCAGGAAGCTATCATCAATATCAATTAATATCGATAAATTAACAGATATAGTGGGCACCGGCGGGGATCACAAAAACACCATAAATGTTAGCACGGCCGCATCGATATTATTATCATTGAGAATAAAAATAGCAAAGCATGGCAACTTTGGCATAACAGGATCCCATGGCAGTGCAGATTTTATGAAGTTCATTGGCTATAAATTTGAGATGACTGAGTATGATATAATAAAGAATTTAAATGAAAAGAACTATGTTTATATATTGGCGCCAGTATACAATAAAACATTTGCAAAATTCTCAAATGTAAGGAAGAAGCTCGGCATAAAGACCGTTTTTAATATTCTTGGACCGTTGACAAATCCATTGAATCCTGAGAATCTTGTTATTGGTGCATACGATGATGAGACCGCGGAGACCTATGCATCGGTTATGCTGAAGCAGAACAAAAGGGCATTTATAGTCTCATCGACAATGGATGAGATATCACCGGAGGCAGAATCGCATGTATATTATGTTAATAATGCCATAAGAAAATTCGACCTTGATCCCTTGAGCATCACAGGCAAGAGAATAAATGAATCAAACATTATTGAAAAGGACCCTGTAAAAAGCTTTAACATCATTATTGACGCCTTTAAAAACAAAAATAAGGACGCCGCGAGCTTCATAGCACTTAACGCTGCACCGGCCCTTGTTTTAAATGGAATCTCAAGGGATATAACCAGTGCATATGATCTATGCATCAATGACATCGAGTCCGGCACCGCATATGAAAGGTTAAGGAGGATATCAAATGAAGATTAAGATATGCGGCATAACAAACATTGAGGATGCACTTCTTGCACATAAACTTGGTGCGGACTTGCTTGGTGTTATCCTTGATAATAACGTTAAGAGGCACGGCACAAGGGAATTAATAGACGAAATGAAATCTTATAATTTAAACGTCGTTGGTGTTTACACATCGATGCCGGAATCAATAGAGGATGATTTCGTGCAGCTTCACTTCCCGCATGGCTATAAGGAGATCCTTGACGTTAAATCAACGGGTGCATCCGTTATATCTGTAATAGATATGAACAGTGAGCAATACGATAAAAAATACCATGAGTATATTAATGCAGGCTCGGATTTCATATTGTTTGAGGACAGATCCGGTATAATAAAAAGGCTGCCTGAACTGTTAAATTACAAAAAAATTGGCATTGCCGGCAAGATCTCTCCTGAGAACGTTTCCATTGCATCATCATTTAATCCTGAACTGATAGATGCAAGCAGCGGGCTTGAATTATATACAGGAAAGAAGTCCCCGGAAAGGTTAAAAATGTTCTTCGAGGCGTTAAAATGATATATAATAATATAGAAAAATTTGAGGATAAAAACTTTGCATACTTCTGCAAATTCAATGGAAACACTGGACAGGAACGTCTCTTTGTATCAGATGATTACAACACTCTTTACAAGGACTCTGAAGGATTCCTTGAGAGCGAGGTCTACGATCTTATTAATAAAAATGAATTCATACCTGCATGCGCGACTTACTCGCTTGCAAACTATTTTAATAATATATATGAAAAGGAGAAGTATCCATACTTTTATTATATGATACCTGAAAGATCATATAAATCTAATATAGAGAGAAAATCGTTTAAAACTGTTTCATTAAAATCAAATTATAATGATATATCAATATCATTGAAGATAAAAGAATTAATAGAAAGAATAAGGGCAGGTGAGCTGCTTCAGGTTGTTATATCAAGGGAATTCTATCTTAAAAATATAGATTTTAAGAGGTTATTATCGTCATTTATAAATAATGATTCATCGCTTTATGTTTATTATTATAAATTTGGGGATACAAGAATTATAGGCAGCTCACCGGAGAACGTTTTTACGATAAATAATAATATAATAAATGTTAGGCCAATTGCAGGCACGAGAAGGCGCGGCTCAGATGAATATGATGATAAGATCCTTGAGAATGAACTGTTAAACAATGAGAAGGAAAAACTTGAGCACAGGATGCTTTTGGATCTTGCAAGAAACGACCTTGGAAGGATCTGCGAACCTGGTACCGTAAACGTTGATTACTCAATGAAAATAGAGAAATTTTTAACAGTGCAGCACATGGTAAGCAGCGTCACGGGCAAAACGAACGCATCATTAAGGGATATATTCGCATCAGTTTTTCCGGCCGGTACAGTTTCAGGAGCCCCAAAAAAACGTGCCATGGAGCTGATAAATAAATACGAGGATAATATTAGAAAAGAGTATGCCGGTGCCATTGGAATAATATCAAAGGATTATACGGACATGGCGCTTGTTATAAGAACAATATTCTCACATGATAACGTGGTAACAGCAAGGGCGGGTGCAGGTATAGTCAAGGATTCAATACCAGAAGATGAGGTAAATGAGATGTTTTCAAAGGCCATGACCGTCATGGGTGATTACTATGAGGAAAGTGTTGATAATAGATAATTATGATTCATTTACATATAATATATACCAGTACATCTCGATGCTTGGCTATAAGGCAGACGTTTTTAAAAACGATGATATAAAAAATGATGATTACGATAAGATTATAATATCGCCAGGGCCTGGAAGCCCGGAGAATCCCGGTGATACAGGCAATCTATTATACTTTATTGAAAGGCATCCTGAAAAGAAATACCTTGGCATATGCTTTGGGCACCAGTTCCTTGCATACTACCTTGGCTCTGGTCTTGGCATATCAAAGAGGATCATGCACGGTGAGATCGATGAGATAAAACATTATGATTCAATTTTATACAAAAATATACCTGAGAATTTCAGCGTTATAAGGTACCATTCAATTGTTGTTAATAAACCAAAAAATATAATAGTCGATGCCATTTCAAACAGCACCGGAGAGATCATGGGCTTTCATAATAATGATATGTCCATCTTCGGTGTTCAGTTCCATCCGGAGAGCTATTTCTCATCCTATGGCATAAAGATATTAAAAAATTTTATGGAGGCATAAAAATGATTGTTGATGATATTTACAAAAACAACGATAAAAAAATCCTGATAAAAAGGAACATGCGCTCAAGGGGCATTTTAAGCATGAGATCATCAATAATGAATTTTAATTCAAATAAAAAAATAGGCATAATAGCAGAATTTAAGAGAAGGTCACCATCCGGCTTTGTTAATAATGAAAATACTGATATTTTTAAATACTATGACGTGATACACAATAGCATAGCAGGGATGAGCATATTAACAGAGGAAAGATACTTTAATGGAAATCAAATGGATGTGGTCTCGGTGCAAAGATACAATATTCCAATACTAATAAAGGACTTCGTATCAAATGATGAAATGATAGAATCGTCATACATGATAGGCGGCGATGTAATATTGTTAATAGCGGACTTCCTGGAAAGGGATAAAATAGAAATGTTGAACAGGAAAATAAAAAGTCTTGGCATGGAGGCATTGATAGAATTCCACGATTTAAAGGCCTTTGAAAGGATAACAACCGATGAAAACGTAATAATAGGGTACAACAGGAGAAACCTTAAAACACTGAAAATAGAGGATGAATCCTTTGATGCACACGATTTAATAAGATCAACAGGCCTTTTATCAGTTCTTGAAAGCGGGATCACATCTGAAAATATATTAAAGATGCCGAGGTACAATGCCATGCTGATAGGCTCATCAATATTGTCAAATGATAGTGTATTAAAATCCGCAGGGATGATAAAATATGATGGTTTCGGATATTCTTAATTTAAAGGAATCACTAATAGTCATGGCAGGCCCGTGCTCTGTTGAGAGCGAGAGCCAGGTTCTTGAGACGGCACGCGCCCTGAAGAGGCTCGGTGTTAATGTTTTAAGGGGCGGTGCGTTCAAGCCAAGGACCTACCCGGAATCGTTCCAGGGTCTTGGGGAGGATGGCTTAAAGATACTTGCAATGGCCAGGGAGGAAACGGGTATGTCCATAGTAACCGAGGCCATGGACCTTGAATCGTTAAGGCTCGTGGAAAAATACGCTGATATAATACAGATAGGCTCAAGGAACTCACAGAACTTTCCATTGTTAAAGGCAGCTGGCAAAACAATGAAGCCAGTGCTGTTAAAACGTGGCTTTGGAAATACAATTGACGAGTTAATAGGATCATCAAGGTACATATCAATGTCCGGGAACAATAATATAATGCTGGTTGAGCGTGGCATAAGAACCTTTGAAAACTCAACAAGGTTCACGCTTGATGTTTCCGCTGTGCCCGTTCTTCATGAAAAAGTAAATTACCCTGTTATTATAGATCCAAGCCATCCGGCCGGGAATTCAAGGTACGTTGAACCGCTGGCGCTTGCCGGAATAGCAGCAGGTGCCGATGGAATCATAGTCGAGGTACATCCAGATCCATCAAGGGCGCTCAGTGATGCAGCCCAGCAATTAAATCTGGATCAGTTCTCAAGGCTCTACTCAAAGATAAAGGAGATCTCAAGGGTAATGAATAAAAATGTTATTTAATACTGTAATTTAAATTATGTTTGTGCATTTTAAACGGATAAAGGATCATTACCATTAATGAGTATAAAACTATTGCAATTATTGAATAATTAAATGGAAACGCCGCGTCTATTAATGCATAGTACATTGCAATTAGTATTATTATGCTTGAGATTCCAGGCATAAGAACATCGTAAACAAATGACCTTTTATTCACTGAAAGGCTTGTGTTTACAATTATATGTATTATTAATGTTGCCATGGTGCTAAGCGTTGCAAAGAATATAAATGCATCAAGAAAGCCGTTGTAGCCGTAATATTTATAAAATACCATCAATGATATTATTAAAGAAACAGCGAATATTAAAATTGATAAATAAAGGGCATTCACAGGAGTCCCGTTCTTATTTAACTTTAAGAACATTTTATTTATTATATTATCCCTGGCCATTGCATAGATGTTCCTTGTTAATGATGTTAATACTGTATTAAAAAGCGTGTATATAATAACAAAGTTCAGGGCAAAGAAGAGCACAGATGCATAGATGCCAAGATGGTTTCTTATTACAATAAATGCAGGTATTATTGTGTTTGAAAAATCATACATCTTACCTATTCCAAAGCCTATTACAAGTGAATATGATATTAAAACATCTATTAATCCTATGATTAATATCATTAACATTACGGCAAGGCCTATGTTCTTCCTTGGCTCCCTTGCCTCCTCGCCAAGTGAAACTATGGAGCCATAGCCTGTGTATGCAAGGAAGCTTCCTGTTATAAATCCAAGGAAGAGGTTCTTATAGCCTGAAACCGGTGTGAAAACAATGTATGAATTGTCCTTTGACGTTAATATTACCGAAAATGATACGATTATTATAAATGCTATCTCAATCAAGTTTATAATAAGCTGCGTTTTGAACGATGCCCTTATACCACTATAAACGGCGTAAAATGCAGGTATTATTATAATAATTGTTAATAAACCATAGTAACCAGGAACATTAATTCCTGTTAGGTATGATAATGCCGGTGAGAATATCATTATAAGAAATGATATTACAAAGAGCATGTTTGCCATCTGATATATTATATAAAGAAATGCAACATAGAATGATAATGGCCTTCCGCCGTACATTGCATAGCCATAGTAGCCGCGTGCACTTGCCGTTCTCTTTGAGAACTGGTATAATGTGTTTCCGGTCAATAACGATGCTATCATGCCGATTATAAAGGCAAGCGGGCTTGCACCAAGTGCAAATGCAGCAACGCTGATTATTCCATCGAAAGTAAACAGTGGCGAGAGCTGCCCCATGCCCTGGAAGATCAATCCAGAGAGGCCTATTGAATTGCTTTTAAGCATGATGGTTAATTACCATATTATATATAATAATGAT from Picrophilus oshimae DSM 9789 includes:
- the trpC gene encoding indole-3-glycerol phosphate synthase TrpC, with the protein product MIVDDIYKNNDKKILIKRNMRSRGILSMRSSIMNFNSNKKIGIIAEFKRRSPSGFVNNENTDIFKYYDVIHNSIAGMSILTEERYFNGNQMDVVSVQRYNIPILIKDFVSNDEMIESSYMIGGDVILLIADFLERDKIEMLNRKIKSLGMEALIEFHDLKAFERITTDENVIIGYNRRNLKTLKIEDESFDAHDLIRSTGLLSVLESGITSENILKMPRYNAMLIGSSILSNDSVLKSAGMIKYDGFGYS
- a CDS encoding phosphoribosylanthranilate isomerase — protein: MKIKICGITNIEDALLAHKLGADLLGVILDNNVKRHGTRELIDEMKSYNLNVVGVYTSMPESIEDDFVQLHFPHGYKEILDVKSTGASVISVIDMNSEQYDKKYHEYINAGSDFILFEDRSGIIKRLPELLNYKKIGIAGKISPENVSIASSFNPELIDASSGLELYTGKKSPERLKMFFEALK
- the trpD gene encoding anthranilate phosphoribosyltransferase, translating into MLNLDFIYENRNMSESEAELCMTNIIDAPDTVKAAFLTALYVKGITPDELSGFSRALRKLSSISINIDKLTDIVGTGGDHKNTINVSTAASILLSLRIKIAKHGNFGITGSHGSADFMKFIGYKFEMTEYDIIKNLNEKNYVYILAPVYNKTFAKFSNVRKKLGIKTVFNILGPLTNPLNPENLVIGAYDDETAETYASVMLKQNKRAFIVSSTMDEISPEAESHVYYVNNAIRKFDLDPLSITGKRINESNIIEKDPVKSFNIIIDAFKNKNKDAASFIALNAAPALVLNGISRDITSAYDLCINDIESGTAYERLRRISNED
- the aroF gene encoding 3-deoxy-7-phosphoheptulonate synthase; its protein translation is MMVSDILNLKESLIVMAGPCSVESESQVLETARALKRLGVNVLRGGAFKPRTYPESFQGLGEDGLKILAMAREETGMSIVTEAMDLESLRLVEKYADIIQIGSRNSQNFPLLKAAGKTMKPVLLKRGFGNTIDELIGSSRYISMSGNNNIMLVERGIRTFENSTRFTLDVSAVPVLHEKVNYPVIIDPSHPAGNSRYVEPLALAGIAAGADGIIVEVHPDPSRALSDAAQQLNLDQFSRLYSKIKEISRVMNKNVI
- a CDS encoding tryptophan synthase subunit alpha → MRNLIPYFTLGYPDNETLKRFLMAMPINMINYIEFGFPSNDPRYDGPTIRKTHRIGNDNYDESFYIDIFNYFNDHNIKMYSLSYYSDIKDIERFAAVLSNLGFSGSIIPDLLIDYYDKAFDVINKLNEMHFEYIPFFTPSTPDNVIKKVSEKTYSWIYYGLQPSTGIDIPYDLDYTCNRIFSLVKSREINFGFGIKTIEDVSGLIRRGASGVAIGSYLVNMLDGNDLNGFLDYLKRIRGALDVES
- a CDS encoding anthranilate synthase component I, yielding MIYNNIEKFEDKNFAYFCKFNGNTGQERLFVSDDYNTLYKDSEGFLESEVYDLINKNEFIPACATYSLANYFNNIYEKEKYPYFYYMIPERSYKSNIERKSFKTVSLKSNYNDISISLKIKELIERIRAGELLQVVISREFYLKNIDFKRLLSSFINNDSSLYVYYYKFGDTRIIGSSPENVFTINNNIINVRPIAGTRRRGSDEYDDKILENELLNNEKEKLEHRMLLDLARNDLGRICEPGTVNVDYSMKIEKFLTVQHMVSSVTGKTNASLRDIFASVFPAGTVSGAPKKRAMELINKYEDNIRKEYAGAIGIISKDYTDMALVIRTIFSHDNVVTARAGAGIVKDSIPEDEVNEMFSKAMTVMGDYYEESVDNR
- a CDS encoding APC family permease; translated protein: MLKSNSIGLSGLIFQGMGQLSPLFTFDGIISVAAFALGASPLAFIIGMIASLLTGNTLYQFSKRTASARGYYGYAMYGGRPLSFYVAFLYIIYQMANMLFVISFLIMIFSPALSYLTGINVPGYYGLLTIIIIIPAFYAVYSGIRASFKTQLIINLIEIAFIIIVSFSVILTSKDNSYIVFTPVSGYKNLFLGFITGSFLAYTGYGSIVSLGEEAREPRKNIGLAVMLMILIIGLIDVLISYSLVIGFGIGKMYDFSNTIIPAFIVIRNHLGIYASVLFFALNFVIIYTLFNTVLTSLTRNIYAMARDNIINKMFLKLNKNGTPVNALYLSILIFAVSLIISLMVFYKYYGYNGFLDAFIFFATLSTMATLIIHIIVNTSLSVNKRSFVYDVLMPGISSIIILIAMYYALIDAAFPFNYSIIAIVLYSLMVMILYPFKMHKHNLNYSIK
- a CDS encoding aminodeoxychorismate/anthranilate synthase component II produces the protein MRKVLIIDNYDSFTYNIYQYISMLGYKADVFKNDDIKNDDYDKIIISPGPGSPENPGDTGNLLYFIERHPEKKYLGICFGHQFLAYYLGSGLGISKRIMHGEIDEIKHYDSILYKNIPENFSVIRYHSIVVNKPKNIIVDAISNSTGEIMGFHNNDMSIFGVQFHPESYFSSYGIKILKNFMEA